In a genomic window of Helianthus annuus cultivar XRQ/B chromosome 10, HanXRQr2.0-SUNRISE, whole genome shotgun sequence:
- the LOC110884750 gene encoding ankyrin repeat domain-containing protein 2B — translation MSKVNEKDAAAPKPESSVEEKINPAVKKTSSGSSSSDAQPAPAMPFMPPGAGFPASPFDFSSMAGLLNDPSIKDLAEQIAKDPSFNKMAEQLQQTFHGGDDGVPQFDTQQYYSTMQEVMQNPQFMSMAESLGTAMMQDPSMSQMLEGLSNPAQKEQLEERMARIKEDPSLKPILEEIESGGPTAMMRYWNDEDVLKKLGEAMGLAVTEDATASVGNPVANEAEEEADEEESVVHQTASVGDLEGLKKALESGADKDEEDSEGRTAFHFACGYGEVKCAQVLLEAGAKVDALDKNKNTALHYAAGYGRKECVALLLDNGAAVTLQNMDGKTPIDVAKLNNQNDVLKLLEKDAFL, via the exons ATGTCTAAG GTGAATGAGAAAGATGCTGCTGCTCCCAAACCTGAGAGTTCAGTAG AAGAGAAAATTAATCCTGCAGTGAAGAAAACTTCGTCGGGGTCAAGCTCTTCAGAtgcacaacctgcacctgctatgCCCTTCATGCCTCCGGGAGCTGGATTTCCTGCAAGTCCTTTTGACTTCTCGTCTATGGCTGGTCTACTTAAT GATCCAAGCATTAAGGATTTAGCAGAGCAAATAGCAAAAGATCCATCATTCAACAAGATGGCGGAGCAACTCCAACAGACTTTTCATGGTGGTGATGACGGTGTTCCTCAGTTTGATACACAACAGTATTATTCCACCATGCAAGAGGTTATGCAAAACCCTCAGTTCATGAGCATGGCAGAGAGTCTTGGTACTGCCATGATGCAG GATCCATCAATGTCTCAGATGCTCGAAGGTTTATCTAATCCCGCTCAAAAGGAGCAGCTTGAAGAACGGATGGCGCGTATCAAAGAAGATCCGTCTTTGAAACCTATTTTAGAAGAGATAGAATCTGGTGGTCCAACAGCTATGATGAG GTACTGGAATGATGAAGATGTTTTGAAGAAACTAGGTGAAGCCATGGGTCTTGCAGTCACGGAAGACGCTACTGCTTCCGTTGGGAATCCAGTTGCAAATGAAGCTGAAGAAGAGGCAGATGAGGAAGAATCTGTTGTTCACCAGACTGCTAGTGTTGGTGACCTAGAG GGTTTGAAGAAGGCATTAGAGTCGGGTGCCGATAAAGATGAAGAAGATTCAGAGGGAAGGACAGCGTTCCATTTTGCTTGTGGGTATGGTGAG GTTAAATGTGCTCAAGTTCTACTCGAGGCTGGGGCGAAGGTGGATGCGTTAGACAAGAACAAGAACACCGCACTCCATTATGCAGCTGGTTATGGTAGAAAAGAATGTGTAGCCCTCTTGCTCGACAATGGTGCCGCTGT TACTTTGCAAAACATGGATGGAAAAACACCTATCGACGTTGCCAAACTGAACAACCAGAATGATGTATTGAAGCTGCTCGAGAAGGATGCTTTTCTGTAA